AGGAGAGCCGCCGCGTGGGCGAGGCCACCCGCGACCTGTTCCTCGGCTGGTTCCTGCCCAAGCAGTTGCACGGCTACGGCGCTCCCGCGGTGCATGCGCTGATGGATTCCCCGCTCCTGCGGGCCTTCGGTTTCCCCGAACCCCCGTCCTGGTTGCGACAAGTGGTGATGGGGGCCATGAAGACCCGCGCCCGGCTGCTGCGCCTCATGCCCGAGCGCAAGCGGCCCCACCTCACCACCCAGGCCCCCCATCCCACCTATCCCCACGGCTACCAGATCGAGCAGCTCGGGCCCGAGGGGGTTCCACCACCCACGAGCGAGAAGAAGCCATGACGGAGCGCACCACCATCCTGGTGGTCGACGATGATCCGCACCTGCGCGAGGTGGTGGGCTTCGCCCTCACGCAGGCGGGCTTCCACATCGAGCAGGCCCGCGACGGCCGCGAGGGTCTGGAGTTCGTGCGCCGCTCGGTGCCCGCGCTCATCGTCCTGGACATCATGATGCCGGAGATGGACGGCCTGGAGATGTGCCGCGAGGTGCGCCGCGCCCACGACTGCCCCATCGTCTTCCTCTCCTCGCGCGATGACGAGGTGGACCGCATCCTCGGTCTGGAGCTGGGCGGCGACGACTACCTCACCAAGCCCTTCAGCCCCCGGGAGCTGGTGGCGCGGGTGAAGGCCGTGCTGCGGCGCTCCCGCGCCCTCGCGAGCCCGCCGCCCGCGGCCCCCTCGCCGGTGCTGCGGCGCGGCCCCCTGCGCCTGGACGTGGACTTGTGGCGCGCCTGGTGGAACGAGCACGAGGTGGTGCTCACCGTCACCGAGTTCCACCTGCTCGCCGCGCTCCTGCGCGCCCCCGGCAAGGCGTTCACCCGCGACGAGCTGATGACCCGCGTCTACGAGGACGTGGTGGTGAGTGATCGGACCATCGACAGCCACGTGCGGCACATCCGGCGCAAGTTCGCCGACGCCGGGGGCGAGGTCATCCAGACGGTGCACGGCCTTGGCTATCGGCTCGCGATCCCCTGACGGCGGGCGCTCCCGCCCGCGCCTGTGGCTGGTGTTCGCGGCGGTGGGCCTGGGCGCCTTCGTGCTCGCGCTGCTCGGCCTGGTGGTCGTGCGCGTCTACGATGATCAGCTCATCCGCCAGACGGAGTCCGAGCTCATCACCCAGGGCGTCGTCGTCGCGGAGCTGTACCGCTCCCGGCTGCGCGAGCGCGTGGAGCCCGGCTACGGGTTGATGGCCTTGTCGCCCGGTCCGTCCGTGCCCATCGCGGGCTCCTCGCTGCGGCCCATCTTTCCATCCCTCCGGGCCTCGGACGAGGTGCTGCCCCCCGTGGAGGCCCCCCCGCCCCGGTCCATCCTCCCCGCCGAGCCTCGTGCCCGCGAGGCCGCCGAGCCCCTCTCCGCGCTGCTCCAGGAGGTGAACCGCTCCACCCTGGCGGGCATCCGCGTGGTGGACCTCCAGGGGGTGGTCGTCGCCAGCTCTGCCTCGGAGTCGGATCTGGGCGCCACCCTCATCGGCCGGCAGGAGGTTCAGGAGGCCCTGCGGGGGGAGTACCGCGCGGTGCTGCGGATGCGCCTGTCCTTCTCCGGCGACGCGCCCCTGGCCTCCGCGAGCCGGGACAACGTCGTGCGGGTGTTGGTGGTGCTGCCCGTGCGGGAGGGGGAGCGCATCTGGGGCGCGGTGGTGCTCTCGCGCACGCCGATGACGCTCGCCAAGGCCGTCTACGCGGACCGCTGGAACCTCACCGCCATCGGGCTGGTGCTCCTGGGGGTGGTGACGCTCATGTCCCTGGCCGGCGCGGCGCTGGTGGTCCGTCCCGTCCGGGCCCTCGTGCGACAGACGCGCGACATCGCCACCGGCGCTCCCGAGGGCTTCGCGCCCATCTCCCACCCGGTGGTGCGCGAGCTCGCCGAGCTGTCCGAGTCCCTCGCGGGCATGGCCACCGCGCTCCGGGATCGCAACCAGTACATCCGCTCCTTCGCGGCCAACGTGTCGCACGAGTTCAAGACGCCGCTGGCCGCCATCCAGGGCGCGGTGGAGCTGTTGCGCGACAGCGCCGAGGGCATGTCCGCCGCCCAGCGCGAGCGCTTCCTCTCCAACATCGACGCCGACGCCCGGCGCCTCACCCGGCTGGTGCAGCGGCTGCTGGAGCTCGCGCGTGCGGACTCCCTCGTGGCCCGGCCCTCGCGCACGCCCGTCGCCCCCGTGCTCGAGGCGCTCGCCGCCCGGGGCCGGGCCGAGGGGCTCACGGTGGAGGTGGGCCCCCTGCCTCCGGGAGTCGTCCTGAACCTGCCCGCCGAGGTGCTGGAGGATCTCCTCTGGCAGCTCATCACCAACGCGGCCCAGCACGGAGGCGAGGGGGTGCGCGTGCGGCTGGAGGCGGAAGGGGGGAGCGAGGGGGGCCGGGTGGTGGTGCGCGACGACGGCCGGGGCATCTCCGAGGCCAACCGGGCCCGCGTCTTCGACGCCTTCTTCACGACGGCCCGGGAGCGGGGGGGCACGGGGCTCGGGCTGACCATCGCCCAGTCCATGTTGCGCGCC
The DNA window shown above is from Cystobacter fuscus DSM 2262 and carries:
- a CDS encoding response regulator transcription factor, whose translation is MTERTTILVVDDDPHLREVVGFALTQAGFHIEQARDGREGLEFVRRSVPALIVLDIMMPEMDGLEMCREVRRAHDCPIVFLSSRDDEVDRILGLELGGDDYLTKPFSPRELVARVKAVLRRSRALASPPPAAPSPVLRRGPLRLDVDLWRAWWNEHEVVLTVTEFHLLAALLRAPGKAFTRDELMTRVYEDVVVSDRTIDSHVRHIRRKFADAGGEVIQTVHGLGYRLAIP
- a CDS encoding sensor histidine kinase, with the translated sequence MAIGSRSPDGGRSRPRLWLVFAAVGLGAFVLALLGLVVVRVYDDQLIRQTESELITQGVVVAELYRSRLRERVEPGYGLMALSPGPSVPIAGSSLRPIFPSLRASDEVLPPVEAPPPRSILPAEPRAREAAEPLSALLQEVNRSTLAGIRVVDLQGVVVASSASESDLGATLIGRQEVQEALRGEYRAVLRMRLSFSGDAPLASASRDNVVRVLVVLPVREGERIWGAVVLSRTPMTLAKAVYADRWNLTAIGLVLLGVVTLMSLAGAALVVRPVRALVRQTRDIATGAPEGFAPISHPVVRELAELSESLAGMATALRDRNQYIRSFAANVSHEFKTPLAAIQGAVELLRDSAEGMSAAQRERFLSNIDADARRLTRLVQRLLELARADSLVARPSRTPVAPVLEALAARGRAEGLTVEVGPLPPGVVLNLPAEVLEDLLWQLITNAAQHGGEGVRVRLEAEGGSEGGRVVVRDDGRGISEANRARVFDAFFTTARERGGTGLGLTIAQSMLRAFGARLELLPAEGKGAAFAVVEGTSWNSGATSGALMR